The following proteins are co-located in the Vigna unguiculata cultivar IT97K-499-35 chromosome 9, ASM411807v1, whole genome shotgun sequence genome:
- the LOC114162254 gene encoding amino acid permease 1-like isoform X2 — protein MEVEAGKSVSRSAEVDDDGKTKRTGNVFTTTTHIITVVVGAGVLALAWAMAQLGWIPGTITMIIFACISIYTYNLIADCYRYPDPINGKRNYTYMQAVHAYLGGTMHVFCGLIQYGKLAGITVGYTITSSTSLVAIKKAICFHKRGHQAYCKFSNNPYMIGFGMLQILLSQIPNFHKLTYISTVAAITSFGYAFIGSGLSLAVVVSGKGEPTRIFGSKVGPGLSEADKIWRVFSALGNIALACSYATVVYDIMDTLKSHPPECKQMKKSNVLGITIMTLLFLLCGGLGYAAFGDHTPGNILTGFGFYEPFWLVALGNVFIVTHMVGAYQVPFLFL, from the exons ATGGAAGTTGAAGCTGGTAAGAGTGTTAGTAGGAGTGCAGAAGTGGATGATGATGGCAAAACCAAAAGAACTG GTAACGTGTTCACCACAACGACGCACATAATAACGGTGGTGGTAGGAGCAGGAGTGCTGGCTCTGGCATGGGCTATGGCTCAATTAGGATGGATACCCGGCACAATCACCATGATCATATTTGCATGCATTTCCATTTACACTTACAATCTGATTGCTGATTGTTACAGATATCCTGACCCAATCAATGGGAAGAGAAACTACACTTACATGCAGGCCGTTCATGCATATCTTG GTGGAACAATGCACGTGTTTTGTGGATTGATTCAGTATGGGAAGCTTGCTGGGATTACTGTTGGCTACACTATAACTTCGTCTACTAGTTTAGT GGCTATAAAGAAGGCTATTTGCTTTCACAAAAGAGGTCACCAAGCCTATTGCAAGTTTTCTAATAATCCCTATATGATTGGTTTTGGGATGTTGCAAATTTTGTTGTCTCAAATCCCAAATTTCCACAAGCTAACATATATTTCAACCGTTGCTGCAATTACCTCTTTTGGTTATGCATTCATTGGAAGTGGCCTTTCTCTGGCAGTCGTCGTCTCAG GTAAAGGAGAACCGACCCGTATATTTGGAAGCAAAGTAGGGCCAGGACTATCAGAAGCAGATAAAATTTGGAGGGTTTTCAGTGCTTTGGGAAACATTGCACTTGCTTGCTCGTATGCAACTGTTGTGTATGATATAATg GACACTTTGAAGTCACATCCACCCGAATGCAAACAGATGAAAAAGTCCAATGTGTTAGGAATCACAATAATGACACTACTTTTTCTGCTATGTGGTGGCCTTGGCTATGCTGCTTTTGGGGATCACACTCCTGGAAACATCCTCACTGGCTTTGGATTTTACGAGCCATTCTGGTTGGTGGCTCTTGGCAATGTGTTCATTGTAACCCACATGGTGGGAGCATATCAGGTTCCATTTCTCTTCCTGTGA
- the LOC114162884 gene encoding histidine-containing phosphotransfer protein 4-like, producing MDKTKLRQQALFIRTSLFDEGFLDEQFIQLEELQDDVNPNFVEEIVTLFYSDSVRLIYNIERGLMSNPPNFTKLDDYMHQFKGSCSSIGAKKVKTECGRFSEYCAAENFEGCFRTFQQINVEYTTLKKKLQTYFQLMKESCSD from the exons ATGGACAAGACTAAGTTGAGACAACAAGCACTCTTCATACGAACTTCACTCTTTGATGAG GGATTCCTTGACGAGCAATTCATTCAGTTAGAAGAACTGCAAGACGATGTTAATCCCAATTTTGTTGAAGAAATTGTGACCCTTTTCTACAGTGACTCAGTAAGACTGATATACAACATAGAAAGAGGACT GATGAGTAATCCTCCAAATTTCACCAAGCTAGATGATTACATGCATCAGTTCAAGGGTAGTTGCTCAAG CATTGGAGCAAAGAAGGTGAAGACCGAATGTGGCAGATTCAGCGAATACTGCGCAGCAGAAAACTTTGAGGG ATGCTTCAGGACTTTCCAACAGATTAATGTAGAGTATACGACTTTGAAGAAGAAGCTCCAGACTTACTTTCAG TTGATGAAGGAAAGCTGCTCAGATTAA
- the LOC114163702 gene encoding F-box/kelch-repeat protein At3g23880-like: MNICGRKRKKTETGDGKREKMQTDFSPSPSVHVNEDLIKEILLNLPTKAVLRFKALSKSWFSLISDSEFARRHFDAAVSPTHKLLNFVNDSKAYCVDIKSALCNDSWHAVSNFIVPSSFDLWGSGLSVAGSCRGFLLLQYYFHDLVMWNPSTGRQKEIHCDSSWPHDLSGMGYDPVDDDIVVVTVTLRINDDNDSKVSYFSLRTNCWTSVEYVLPYAYSKFQLELRHGQFWNGALYWILKSSDKLRSVVIAFDVREKRLSEVPLPNHLAILPLQSDIYHLKVMGEHLFLCLVRNEVALIEMWSMKEQHKEVTFWIKTFVFSSYLVGFMSLIFPICFTENGEILAFNSHDTLLKINKKGNLVRYGKKHSLLDFLSCGMYRESFLSLPGESGEIK, encoded by the coding sequence ATGAATATTTGTGGcagaaaaaggaagaagacgGAGACTGGTGACGGAAAAAGAGAGAAGATGCAGACAGATTTCTCTCCTTCTCCTTCTGTACACGTGAACGAGGATTTGATTAAAGAAATTTTGTTGAACCTACCAACGAAAGCCGTGTTACGTTTCAAAGCCTTATCCAAGTCATGGTTCTCACTAATCTCCGATTCTGAATTTGCAAGAAGACATTTTGACGCTGCAGTTTCACCCACCCACAAGCTTCTAAATTTCGTTAACGATTCAAAAGCTTACTGTGTAGACATAAAATCAGCACTTTGTAATGATTCCTGGCATGCAGTGTCTAATTTTATTGTTCCTTCAAGCTTTGACCTGTGGGGAAGCGGCTTAAGCGTGGCAGGTTCTTGTAGGGGAtttcttctcttgcaatatTATTTCCATGATTTAGTGATGTGGAATCCGTCAACTGGTAGACAGAAAGAAATTCACTGTGACAGTTCGTGGCCACATGATCTATCTGGAATGGGTTATGACCCAGTGGATGATGACATTGTGGTGGTGACTGTAACCCTAAGAATTAACGATGATAATGATTCGAAGGTCAGTTATTTCTCTTTGAGAACAAATTGTTGGACTTCTGTTGAGTATGTTCTTCCGTATGCTTACAGTAAGTTTCAACTCGAACTCAGACATGGACAGTTCTGGAATGGCGCTCTTTATTGGATTCTTAAGTCTTCTGATAAGCTTAGAAGTGTAGTTATTGCATTTGATGTGAGGGAAAAGAGATTATCAGAGGTTCCATTGCCGAATCATTTAGCCATTCTTCCATTGCAATCTGACATATACCATTTGAAGGTAATGGGAGaacatttgtttttgtgtttggtGCGTAACGAAGTTGCACTGATTGAAATGTGGTCGATGAAAGAACAACACAAAGAAGTGACATTTTGGATCAAAACATTTGTTTTCTCTTCTTATTTAGTAGGTTTTATGAGTCTTATTTTCCCCATATGCTTCACAGAAAATGGGGAAATTTTGGCATTCAATAGCCACGACACGTTACTGAAAATCAACAAGAAAGGCAACCTAGTTAGATATGGGAAGAAACATAGCCTACTTGATTTCTTAAGTTGTGGTATGTATAGAGAGAGTTTTCTATCACTCCCTGGTGAGTCAGGAGAAATTAAGTGA